The segment AGGATGCGCCCCTGATCGGCCAGCCGGGCCTGGACTTCCTGTTCCGCCTTCTTCACCTGAGGCGAGGCGGCAAAATCAAAGCGCCGCTCAGTACGGACATTGATCATCACCTGCGGGTACTTGACCATCCCTGCCTTGAGGTGGCGCAAACTCTGCTTACTGTCGATCATCGCCGCCAACACCTGTAAGGACGAGATGATGCCGTCGCCGGTGGTGGTCTGATCCAAGCAAATAATGTGACCCGACGACTCGCCGCCGAGGCTCCAGCCGCCCTGCTTCAACATTTCCATCACATAGCGATCCCCTACTGCCGCCCGATGCAGGCGGATGCCCTGCTCGGTAAGGGCATGCTCGAGGCCGAGGTTGCTCATCACGGTCCCCACCACATCCTGACACCCCGCCGTCGCCCGGGCGATGATATAAAGAATCTCGTCGCCGTCGATGATCTCACCCTGGTCATCGACCATGATCAGCCGGTCGCCGTCCCCGTCGAGGGCAATCCCCAGATTGGCGCGTTTCGCCTGCACGGCATGTTGCAGCGCCTCGGGGCTGGTCGAACCGCAATGTTCATTGATATTCAAGCCATCGGGCTCGGTGCCCAAGGTAATCACCTTGGCCCCCAGTTCTTCAAAAACATGGGGGGCGATGTCATAGGTCGCGCCATGGGCGCAATCCACCACGATCGTCAGACCGCGCAAGCTGATGCGATTTGGAATTGTGCTCTTGCAGAATTCGATGTAGCGGCCCGCCGCATCACGCACGCGCTCGGCCTTGCCGAGGGCGTTGGACGCCACCGTGGTCATTTCCTTTTCCAATTCCGCTTCAATGGCCAGCTCAACCTCATCCGGCAACTTGGTGCCATCGGCCGAGAAAAATTTAATACCATTGTCATAGTAAGGATTGTGCGAGGCGCTGATCACAATACCGGCCTTGGCCCGCAGCGTGCGCGTCAGATAGGCAATCCCGGGCGTCGGCATCGGCCCCAGCAGGTGACTATCGACCCCAGCAGCAGATAATCCCGCCTCCAACGCCGACTCGAACATATAGCCTGAGATCCGGGTGTCCTTGCCGATCAGCACCTTGCTCTTGCGGCCATTGCTTTCCGCCAGTACCCGGCCCGCCGCCCAGCCGAGCTTGAGCACGAATTCAGGCGTAATTGGGAACTGACCTACCTTGCCACGGACACCGTCGGTGCCGAAATATTTGCGTTTTTGTTGTTTCATACTTGTCTCGTCACCTGCGTCCACTTATGTCTCCCCGTCTCCTAAAAGAAGGCGGGGATAATAAATAATCTGTCCTCACACCATTGACACCGCCCGCCACACCCTCAGCACATCCACCGTCGCGGCCACATCATGCACCCGCAAAATATCAGCTCCCTGTGACAAGGCCAAGACAGCCGCCGCCAGACTGCCATACAAACGCTGCTCCACCGGCTTGCCCAAGATCTGCCCGATCATGGCCTTGCGGGAAATCCCCACCAGCAACGGCACACCCAGCGCCTTAAATCGGTTCAATTCCTTAAGTAAAAGCAGATTATGCGCTAAAGTCTTGCCGAAGCCAAAACCTGGATCGATCAACAGATGATGGCGCGCGATGCCTGCAGCCAGCGCAGCGTTGATTCGTTGTTCAAGAAAATGAAAAACCTCAGCCACAACATCATCGTAGTGAGGATCAGCCTGCATCGTCCGCGGCTCGCCCTGCATGTGCATCAAACACACCGGCACATTTAATTCAGCCGCAGCCGCCAGCGCACCCTCTTCTTGCAGCGCACGCACATCGTTGATCATGCTCGCCCCCGCCGCCACGGCCGCCCGCATCACTGCTGGCTTGCTGGTATCGACCGAGATTGGAACATTACTGTGCTGGCGAATCGCCTTGATCACCGGCACGACGCGAGCGATCTCATCGACTACTGTCACTGGTTGCGCACCGGGGCGCGTCGACTCACCGCCAATGTCGATGATATCCGCGCCTTCCTCAACCATCGCCAATGCCCGCTCGACAGCAATTTCAGGCGCGACATAACAACCGCCGTCGGAAAATGAATCCGGGGTGACGTTGAGGATGCCCATGATTTGGGGGTAGGTGAAATCGAGAGGCATCGCTATAACACTCCTATTGGCATCGCGTGAATACGCTCGACAATGGAAAAGAACAAATTACCCTTGCGATCCTCGAGAAACTCATTGCGTCCATTATGCAATCTGATTGCATAATGGACGAATAGTCTACTTTTTATTATCTCTTTCTTAGGTATGTTGAGCATTCGTTGAATTATTTGTGTTCAGATGCGAGCGCCACACAGCCAGGCCAGAGCCTGTTGTTTTCATCCTGAATTACGAGCCCCTTTTCACGCAAATCACGCTGCTTGGTTTTATCGGTGAGTTTAACGTATAGCGCCTGATACCAAGGCGCGCTACGCAGCTCAGCCAAGGACATCGGTTTTCCTGCAGCCATGAGCTGGCTGGCAATCGCGTATTGCCGAGAATTGATTTCTTTTTCGTCGTGACGATGTTTGAGATCATTTTCAAAAAGAAGAAGACTGACCAGTGCATTCACGCGATCATGCAGATTATGGATACTGGTAAGCATGCCTTGCAGAAAAAAGGCGATAAACGCCGTATTGGGAAAAACCACCTTATTTTCCGCCTGTTTGCGGCAGGTATTGAATAATGTGAAGTAGTGGTGAATGTTATCGAAGTAATAGCGCGCCTGGGCGAAAGGGGCGTATTTGAATCCCTCCGCCTGGAGCAAGGTCGCCTCCAGCACCCGGCCGACGCGACCATTGCCATCCCAGAAAGGGTGAATCAACTCGTAATAGAGGTGAACCAACGGCGCCCGGATAAGCACCGGCACGCCCTGCAATTTCAGCGTTTGCTGCCACTCAATGAGATAACTGAGCAGTGATTCTACATCCCGACCAGACTGAGGTGGCTTGTAACTACCACCATGCTCTTTATTACCCACTTGGGTCACAATGCCTTGGGGTTATCGCGCAACAGACCAGGCTGGTTGTAGTCGTGCGGCAGTTGATCGGTCACCGCGGCATGAACCTGCCGGATGAAATCGATGTTCAGCTGCCAGCCGGGTGTGGCAGCGGCATGTTGGGCCAGTTCGTAGGCATGTTTGAGGTTGATGGCGCGCCGCTGCTCAACGTCATGCACCTGGGCTGGCGCAAGGTCAAGCGCCTGTTCTGTCTCTTCCTCCGACAGGGTGCCGCCTTCGATGGAGTTGGTGCCGAAGATACTGTTGACGACTACCTCTTTCTCTAACCGGCTGGCGACCTGGGACAACGGTGAGCCACGAAACCGCTGGTGAGCATCTTCGATACGCAGCAACAGGGTTTCTACAGCAGCCAGATCCACCCCGACCTGGAAGGTAAAGGGGACAAAACGGTCGGTATCCACTCTGAGCTGAGATTCGATATCTTTTGTCACCCAAAATGTCTCGAAAAATGTCCGGGGAAAATATGTTATTTAATATAAAAATATTAATATGTTACACAAACATAATATCAATTATTGACCTGAAATATGTCCCATCATAATACTAGGCCATCGGATTAATTGCCAGCAACTCAGATTCAGGTAAAAAAATACCCACCCTCAAGGATGAGGGCGGGTATCGATCACATGACTACTCGCGAATCGCCCCGTTATTTACGCCGAGGCTGATTTCGCTCACTGCCAATTGGCCACCAACACCGGCGCCAAGGCGGTCTCAACATCCGGCGACAAGGTCAACTGCCCCGCAGACGGTGCCGAAAACGCGGCCATCGCTGAGACGAGATTTTCGACGTTGGTGTCCAGCAATGTCTTACCGTCTGCGGTTTTGAGTTGCTCGACGTGGTAGGCACTGCCCAGATACCAGTCTTTGATCACCAGGTGGTCTGAAGTGCCGATGATGTTGATATCCAGGTTGTTGCCTGTATGCTGGAACCAGAGTTGATCGGTCGCAATCCCGGCGCCGAACGATGCCACATCCGTGTTACCGGCGGTGGTGTCGTTTTCGGTGACGGTATCGACGTCATAGCCTCGACCAAAGAGATAAGTATCATTCCCTGCGTCCCCCACCAGCGAATCATTCGCAGCTGCGCCATCCAGGCTATCATTACCCGCAAAGCCATACATCAGATCAGCCCCACTGGTGCCTGACAACACATCATTGCCGCTCGTTCCGGTAACGACATTGCGCGTGGTGCCCACATTGATCAGGAAATCACCCGTCACCTGGGTCCCTGAGGTGTCCGTTGCGATGACACGAATCGTCAGTGTACCCATATCCGGAATGGCAGGGGTACCGCTGAAGGTTTGCGTCGCGGAATTGAAACTCATCCAACTCGGTAACGCAGTACCATCCGCCTGGATGGCCGTCAGGGTCAACGTGTCCCCGGCATCAATGTCGGCAAAGGTACCTGCCGGAAGGGTAAGGCTGAACGGTTGGCCCTCATTCGCCGCTTGATCAACGATAGGCGCAGCCACGATTGGTGCATCATTGACATTGGCCACGGAGATGATGAAGTTATCGCTCACTGTGGCACCGGCCAGATCGGTAGCCATCACTTTGATGTCGATATTGCCAACATCACTGTTTACTGGCGTACCCGTAAAGGTTCGAGTTGTTGCATTGAAACTCAACCAGCTTGGCAAGGCACTGCCATCGGCATTTGTAGCGGTGAATATCAGACTATCACCAGCGTCCACATCGACGAATGTGTTCACTGGAACAGTGAAGCTGAACGCCTGGTCTTCGGTCGCTGCTTGATCTGCGATCAGTGCAGCAGCCGTCGGCGCGTCGTTGGTGTTGGCAACAGTGACCACAAAGTTATCACTTACCGAAGCACCTGCCAGATCGGTCGCGGTGACTTTAACACCTACTACACCCACATCACCATTGGCTGGCGTGCCGCTAAAAGTCTGCGTCGCCGCATCAAAGGATAACCAGCCTGGCAATGCCGTTCCATCAGCACGAGTTGCGCTTAGCGTCAGG is part of the Gammaproteobacteria bacterium genome and harbors:
- the glmM gene encoding phosphoglucosamine mutase, producing the protein MKQQKRKYFGTDGVRGKVGQFPITPEFVLKLGWAAGRVLAESNGRKSKVLIGKDTRISGYMFESALEAGLSAAGVDSHLLGPMPTPGIAYLTRTLRAKAGIVISASHNPYYDNGIKFFSADGTKLPDEVELAIEAELEKEMTTVASNALGKAERVRDAAGRYIEFCKSTIPNRISLRGLTIVVDCAHGATYDIAPHVFEELGAKVITLGTEPDGLNINEHCGSTSPEALQHAVQAKRANLGIALDGDGDRLIMVDDQGEIIDGDEILYIIARATAGCQDVVGTVMSNLGLEHALTEQGIRLHRAAVGDRYVMEMLKQGGWSLGGESSGHIICLDQTTTGDGIISSLQVLAAMIDSKQSLRHLKAGMVKYPQVMINVRTERRFDFAASPQVKKAEQEVQARLADQGRILLRASGTEPLIRVMVEGRDAIQVKDCATYLADTVREAYAASEGAV
- the folP gene encoding dihydropteroate synthase — translated: MPLDFTYPQIMGILNVTPDSFSDGGCYVAPEIAVERALAMVEEGADIIDIGGESTRPGAQPVTVVDEIARVVPVIKAIRQHSNVPISVDTSKPAVMRAAVAAGASMINDVRALQEEGALAAAAELNVPVCLMHMQGEPRTMQADPHYDDVVAEVFHFLEQRINAALAAGIARHHLLIDPGFGFGKTLAHNLLLLKELNRFKALGVPLLVGISRKAMIGQILGKPVEQRLYGSLAAAVLALSQGADILRVHDVAATVDVLRVWRAVSMV